A window of the Xenopus laevis strain J_2021 chromosome 9_10L, Xenopus_laevis_v10.1, whole genome shotgun sequence genome harbors these coding sequences:
- the gprc5cl1.L gene encoding G-protein coupled receptor family C group 5 member C isoform X1, which yields MACFSSSTGSTWTFFTCIWLLSSFCQSANAQTTAVPSGCGAGINPLYYYLCDLNAAWGIVLQAVTSAGIVSTFILMIVLVASTPFIQNKKKKSLLGTQVFFLLGTLGLFCLVFDMVVKKDFATCSSRRFLFGLLFAMCFSCLWVHGVSLNYLVRTNAQPSGWWVFGLAMCLSLVEAIINTEWLIITIVRTANPTSDPCSIVNKDFVMALIYVMFLILAGFMTAWPALCGRYGHWKKHAIFILLTLFLSISIWIVWIVMYVYGNVQVGNPVYWDDPTLAIALASSGWAFILFYIIPEISQLTKPALEQSFEEEPYPIRGVGYETILKEQSTQRMYVENKAFSMDEPPSANKPVSPYNGYNGQAGKSVYQPTEMALMNKALPELSYDVVIPRATANSPPAASSNSTLRADDAYAAQNFHNANPSANNIQSQSPYKQW from the exons ATGGCTTGTTTTTCATCATCAACTGGTTCAACCTGGACTTTTTTTACCTGTATATGGCTACTATCCAGTTTCTGCCAGTCAGCCAATGCTCAAACCACAGCAGTCCCATCTGGATGTGGGGCGGGCATAAATCCCCTATACTATTACTTATGTGACCTCAATGCTGCCTGGGGCATTGTACTGCAAGCAGTAACCAGTGCAGGCATAGTGTCTACTTTCATTCTCATGATTGTTCTAGTAGCCAGCACTCCATTTATCcagaataagaaaaagaaaagtctATTAGGAACCCAAGTCTTCTTCCTTCTAGGCACCCTTGGTCTCTTCTGTCTTGTTTTTGATATGGTTGTCAAGAAAGACTTTGCTACTTGTTCATCAAGAAGATTTCTTTTTGGGCTGTTGTTTGCCATGTGCTTCTCCTGCTTGTGGGTGCATGGAGTCAGCCTCAATTACCTTGTAAGGACAAATGCTCAGCCCAGTGGCTGGTGGGTCTTTGGCCTAGCTATGTGTCTTTCTCTTGTCGAGGCTATCATTAATACAGAGTGGCTAATTATCACCATTGTACGGACAGCAAACCCTACAAGTGACCCTTGCTCGATTGTCAATAAAGATTTTGTAATGGCCCTTATATATGTTATGTTTCTTATCCTTGCAGGATTTATGACAGCCTGGCCAGCTCTGTGTGGTCGATATGGCCACTGGAAAAAGcatgccatttttattctgttaacATTATTCTTATCAATTTCTATCTGGATTGTCTGGATTGTTATGTATGTCTATGGCAATGTGCAAGTTGGCAACCCCGTGTACTGGGATGATCCCACCCTTGCTATTGCTCTGGCCTCAAGTGGTTGGGCTTTCATCTTATTCTACATCATCCCTGAGATCTCCCAGCTGACCAAACCAGCTCTCGAGCAGTCGTTTGAGGAAGAGCCATACCCAATAAGAGGGGTGGGCTATGAAaccattttaaaggaacaaaGTACCCAGAGAATGTATgtggaaaacaaagcattctcCATGGATGAGCCACCATCTG ccaATAAGCCGGTTTCTCCATACAATGGATACAATGGCCAGGCAGGAAAAAGTGTGTATCAGCCAACAGAAATGGCACTGATGAACAAAGCTCTT CCAGAGCTATCATATGATGTTGTCATTCCACGAGCCACAGCTAACTCACCCCCAGCTGCCAGCAGTAACTCCACATTAAGGGCAGATGATGCATATGCTGCGCAGAACTTTCACAATGCAAATCCTTCAGCCAATAACATACAG
- the gprc5cl1.L gene encoding G-protein coupled receptor family C group 5 member C isoform X2, giving the protein MACFSSSTGSTWTFFTCIWLLSSFCQSANAQTTAVPSGCGAGINPLYYYLCDLNAAWGIVLQAVTSAGIVSTFILMIVLVASTPFIQNKKKKSLLGTQVFFLLGTLGLFCLVFDMVVKKDFATCSSRRFLFGLLFAMCFSCLWVHGVSLNYLVRTNAQPSGWWVFGLAMCLSLVEAIINTEWLIITIVRTANPTSDPCSIVNKDFVMALIYVMFLILAGFMTAWPALCGRYGHWKKHAIFILLTLFLSISIWIVWIVMYVYGNVQVGNPVYWDDPTLAIALASSGWAFILFYIIPEISQLTKPALEQSFEEEPYPIRGVGYETILKEQSTQRMYVENKAFSMDEPPSANKPVSPYNGYNGQAGKSVYQPTEMALMNKALSQSPYKQW; this is encoded by the exons ATGGCTTGTTTTTCATCATCAACTGGTTCAACCTGGACTTTTTTTACCTGTATATGGCTACTATCCAGTTTCTGCCAGTCAGCCAATGCTCAAACCACAGCAGTCCCATCTGGATGTGGGGCGGGCATAAATCCCCTATACTATTACTTATGTGACCTCAATGCTGCCTGGGGCATTGTACTGCAAGCAGTAACCAGTGCAGGCATAGTGTCTACTTTCATTCTCATGATTGTTCTAGTAGCCAGCACTCCATTTATCcagaataagaaaaagaaaagtctATTAGGAACCCAAGTCTTCTTCCTTCTAGGCACCCTTGGTCTCTTCTGTCTTGTTTTTGATATGGTTGTCAAGAAAGACTTTGCTACTTGTTCATCAAGAAGATTTCTTTTTGGGCTGTTGTTTGCCATGTGCTTCTCCTGCTTGTGGGTGCATGGAGTCAGCCTCAATTACCTTGTAAGGACAAATGCTCAGCCCAGTGGCTGGTGGGTCTTTGGCCTAGCTATGTGTCTTTCTCTTGTCGAGGCTATCATTAATACAGAGTGGCTAATTATCACCATTGTACGGACAGCAAACCCTACAAGTGACCCTTGCTCGATTGTCAATAAAGATTTTGTAATGGCCCTTATATATGTTATGTTTCTTATCCTTGCAGGATTTATGACAGCCTGGCCAGCTCTGTGTGGTCGATATGGCCACTGGAAAAAGcatgccatttttattctgttaacATTATTCTTATCAATTTCTATCTGGATTGTCTGGATTGTTATGTATGTCTATGGCAATGTGCAAGTTGGCAACCCCGTGTACTGGGATGATCCCACCCTTGCTATTGCTCTGGCCTCAAGTGGTTGGGCTTTCATCTTATTCTACATCATCCCTGAGATCTCCCAGCTGACCAAACCAGCTCTCGAGCAGTCGTTTGAGGAAGAGCCATACCCAATAAGAGGGGTGGGCTATGAAaccattttaaaggaacaaaGTACCCAGAGAATGTATgtggaaaacaaagcattctcCATGGATGAGCCACCATCTG ccaATAAGCCGGTTTCTCCATACAATGGATACAATGGCCAGGCAGGAAAAAGTGTGTATCAGCCAACAGAAATGGCACTGATGAACAAAGCTCTT